A region from the Malus domestica chromosome 07, GDT2T_hap1 genome encodes:
- the LOC103438558 gene encoding protein NRT1/ PTR FAMILY 5.4-like: MNIASTAHGKSSKGGWNAAIFIILVEVAQQFAFYGLASNLIMYLTNVLDQPLAAAAKNVTTWLGVSSVFPVLGAFLADSYFGRFKTIVFSVTLYFLGTVLLTLSVSVIPSQRRRAVFFVALYILSVAQGGQQPCLQTFAADQFDENTPEEIKAKSSFFNWWYLGFVFAATSATLGVVYLQDNVGWGLGFGILAGVLVVSLVSFLLGTKRYRKQRPPGSPFTTVAQVLVAAARKWHVTETLNCENVYYGDEKGEGQLQGQSQPVVLARTNQLRCLDKAMIIDELDASTEPRNPWRLCTLNQVEEVKLVLRLIPLWLSCLMFGVIQVQHNTFFTKQSSTTILSIGPHFQVPPASIQGLTGIVILITIPIYDRVFVPIARKYTGHPSGITVLQRIGTGLVLSILVMVVSALVEAKRLNIAKDYNLMDKPKAIVPMRVWWLLPQYLILGLAYAFATVGLQELFYHQMPEQMRSMGAAALYCVMGVGSFMSNWIISVVQLITSRNGDKWLGDNINRAHLDYFYWVLAVLGTLNFCVYVLVANFFVYKKVEREDKVKTELSIANNHGGEI; this comes from the exons ATGAATATTGCTTCTACTGCACATGGAAAATCCAGTAAGGGTGGCTGGAATGCTGCTATTTTCATCATCT TGGTTGAGGTGGCCCAGCAGTTCGCATTCTATGGGTTGGCAAGTAACCTCATCATGTACCTCACAAATGTTTTGGACCAGCCCTTAGCCGCCGCGGCTAAGAATGTCACCACCTGGCTTGGTGTCTCATCAGTCTTCCCTGTCCTCGGAgcctttcttgcagattcatatTTTGGTCGGTTCAAAACCATCGTCTTCTCCGTCACCCTCTATTTCCTG GGCACAGTTCTTTTGACTCTGTCCGTCTCAGTAATTCCTTCACAACGTCGCCGAGCAGTGTTCTTTGTGGCGCTCTACATTTTATCGGTGGCTCAAGGTGGGCAGCAGCCATGCTTGCAAACATTTGCAGCAGATCAGTTCGATGAGAACACGCCGGAAGAGATAAAGGCCAAGAGCTCCTTCTTCAACTGGTGGTACTTGGGGTTCGTGTTTGCTGCCACTTCTGCCACACTAGGAGTTGTATATCTCCAG GATAATGTTGGGTGGGGATTAGGGTTTGGAATATTGGCAGGGGTTTTGGTGGTGTCACTAGTATCATTCTTGTTGGGAACAAAGAGGTACAGGAAGCAAAGGCCCCCAGGGAGCCCTTTTACTACGGTGGCACAAGTGCTCGTCGCAGCAGCTCGAAAATGGCATGTCACTGAGACACTCAATTGCGAGAATGTTTATTATGGAGATGAGAAGGGTGAAGGCCAGCTACAAGGTCAGTCGCAGCCTGTAGTTTTGGCTCGTACTAATCAACTCAG GTGCTTGGACAAAGCAATGATCATAGACGAACTAGATGCATCAACGGAACCTAGAAATCCATGGAGGCTATGCACTCTCAATCAAGTGGAAGAAGTGAAGCTCGTCCTCCGACTCATCCCCCTATGGTTGAGTTGCCTAATGTTTGGTGTAATCCAAGTCCAACATAACACCTTCTTCACCAAACAAAGTAGCACAACTATCCTATCGATCGGTCCCCATTTCCAGGTTCCTCCGGCATCGATTCAAGGCCTCACTGGCATTGTAATTCTAATCACTATTCCAATCTACGACCGGGTTTTTGTCCCAATAGCCCGAAAATATACGGGACACCCCTCGGGTATTACTGTGCTACAAAGAATCGGCACTGGGCTAGTTCTATCCATACTCGTTATGGTTGTGTCAGCTCTAGTAGAGGCCAAAAGGCTCAACATTGCAAAAGACTACAATCTTATGGATAAACCTAAAGCAATAGTACCAATGAGGGTATGGTGGTTACTCCCACAATATTTGATTCTTGGCCTCGCATATGCATTTGCCACGGTTGGACTTCAAGAATTGTTCTACCATCAAATGCCGGAGCAAATGAGAAGCATGGGAGCAGCAGCACTTTATTGTGTTATGGGAGTTGGCAGCTTCATGAGCAATTGGATTATATCTGTTGTGCAGTTAATTACCTCCAGAAATGGTGACAAATGGCTTGGTGACAATATCAATCGGGCTCAT